The proteins below are encoded in one region of Pontibacter deserti:
- a CDS encoding aminotransferase class I/II-fold pyridoxal phosphate-dependent enzyme — translation MTELNLASGASYFRSPDAAITAATAAIKSGQTYYGPAEGSPELREAIAKRYTQDGINVSPEQILVTPGTKQALFNLCSVLLHDEDEVVIPVPAWFGFNELLKYSKGKLVTIQTTPETNYNLDVDALRQVLTDKSRLLLLTNPANPTGRIYSKQELEAILALLHDYPNLYLISDEIYDLDTYSKPFTSALSCAGPQERVIVVNGFSKNFAMSGWRIGYMVAPADVIRQSIDFQSSTFSGVSMFIQEAALATIQHSNEALAPMLEVLKEHRKIMQKGLEAIPHVSFYIPDGAYYFFPDLRYYIGSTSPDGTSINSTEDLCDYLQHKHNLIVVNGDKFGGIGHVRMSFAVERHILELAMVRLKEALLQVTFTQKV, via the coding sequence ATGACTGAACTGAACCTGGCATCCGGGGCAAGCTATTTCAGAAGCCCTGATGCTGCCATTACTGCTGCCACTGCCGCAATAAAATCCGGGCAAACTTATTATGGTCCTGCCGAAGGATCACCCGAATTACGCGAGGCCATTGCCAAACGCTACACTCAGGATGGCATAAACGTAAGCCCTGAACAGATTCTCGTTACTCCTGGCACAAAGCAGGCCCTTTTCAATTTATGTTCAGTGCTGCTGCACGACGAGGATGAAGTGGTGATACCTGTACCTGCCTGGTTTGGGTTTAACGAACTACTGAAATATAGCAAAGGCAAACTGGTAACGATACAGACAACACCTGAAACCAACTATAACTTGGATGTGGATGCCCTGCGCCAGGTACTAACAGATAAAAGCCGCTTGCTCCTGCTCACTAACCCAGCTAACCCTACCGGCCGTATCTACAGTAAACAGGAACTTGAAGCTATACTTGCGTTGCTGCACGACTATCCAAACCTATACCTGATCAGTGATGAGATTTATGACCTTGATACTTACAGCAAGCCTTTTACTTCTGCCCTTTCCTGCGCGGGCCCGCAGGAAAGAGTAATTGTTGTTAATGGCTTTTCCAAGAACTTTGCCATGTCCGGGTGGCGCATTGGGTATATGGTAGCCCCTGCTGATGTCATCAGACAAAGTATAGATTTCCAGTCTAGTACCTTTTCCGGGGTAAGTATGTTTATACAGGAAGCAGCTCTGGCAACTATACAACACAGCAATGAGGCACTTGCACCTATGCTGGAAGTGCTGAAAGAACACCGCAAAATCATGCAGAAAGGGCTTGAAGCTATACCGCACGTATCGTTCTATATACCCGATGGCGCCTATTATTTCTTCCCGGACCTGAGGTATTATATTGGAAGTACATCACCGGATGGCACATCTATAAATTCAACTGAAGATTTATGTGATTACCTGCAACACAAACATAATCTTATAGTTGTGAATGGCGATAAGTTTGGTGGTATTGGACATGTACGGATGTCGTTTGCTGTGGAAAGGCATATTTTAGAGCTTGCGATGGTTCGTTTAAAAGAAGCATTGCTACAGGTAACATTCACTCAAAAAGTATAA
- a CDS encoding tRNA-binding protein: MYAPEEAKETITWQQFEQTDIRVGTIVEVNAFPEARKPAYKLTVDLGPLGIKRSSAQITKHYTPEELVGQQVLCVVNLDKKQIGKYISEVLVTGFEDENRDIVLAQPASKVPNGSKLI, translated from the coding sequence ATGTACGCACCCGAAGAAGCAAAAGAAACTATAACGTGGCAGCAATTTGAGCAAACCGATATTCGGGTAGGAACGATCGTGGAAGTGAATGCTTTTCCGGAAGCACGCAAGCCAGCTTATAAGCTGACGGTTGACCTTGGCCCTTTAGGTATTAAAAGATCAAGTGCTCAAATAACAAAACACTATACTCCTGAAGAACTGGTTGGGCAACAGGTGCTTTGCGTTGTGAACCTTGATAAGAAACAGATTGGAAAGTATATATCAGAAGTGTTGGTAACAGGCTTTGAGGATGAAAACAGAGATATAGTGCTGGCGCAACCTGCCTCTAAAGTACCTAACGGCAGCAAACTTATATAA
- a CDS encoding DUF922 domain-containing protein yields MLFFTLLLSLATSYFAPAPAAAVPASADKNTVAEQITWSADRRLSWNDFKAAPDTLNPHHAVTAANLAVDAKCASNKFSYTVKCVFLATESWSKNKQSEKLLQHEQLHFDLTEVHARMLRKKLLTLGSSCPEANAKLTDTVNKAFANWKAEQDKFDEASRHGLDAKASATWERSIDQRLKQLEKYRS; encoded by the coding sequence ATGCTTTTTTTCACCCTACTCCTGTCGCTGGCAACCAGCTACTTTGCGCCAGCCCCTGCTGCAGCTGTGCCTGCATCAGCAGACAAAAATACAGTTGCAGAGCAGATCACATGGTCTGCCGACAGGCGCTTGTCCTGGAATGATTTTAAGGCTGCTCCGGATACGCTGAACCCACACCATGCAGTTACCGCCGCCAACCTGGCCGTTGATGCAAAATGCGCTTCCAATAAATTCAGTTATACTGTAAAGTGCGTTTTTCTGGCAACTGAATCATGGTCAAAAAATAAGCAATCAGAGAAGCTGTTACAGCACGAGCAACTGCATTTCGACCTGACCGAAGTACATGCCCGAATGTTACGTAAAAAGCTGTTAACGCTGGGTAGTTCGTGCCCTGAAGCAAATGCGAAACTTACCGACACCGTAAATAAAGCCTTTGCCAACTGGAAGGCCGAGCAGGATAAATTTGATGAAGCCTCACGCCATGGCTTGGATGCCAAAGCCTCTGCCACCTGGGAGAGAAGTATAGATCAGCGCTTAAAGCAACTTGAAAAGTATAGGAGTTAG
- a CDS encoding FAD-dependent oxidoreductase, with protein sequence MKKESGASKSVWIDGISMPATHPLQENTTCDVCIVGAGIAGLTTAYLLAKEGRKVVLLEAKDTICGGETSRTTAHLASALDDGFPELIRLFGVDGTRIAVQSHMAAIDKIEAIIKDEKIDCDFKRLDGYMFANDQKEEEQLTKELEAVHQIGWRDVVLRKSCPLDTLTNLPCLHFPNQGRFHVLKYLSSLASVLLDKDVRIYTSSKAVEFRTGALTTVVTQDGHAVSANYLVVTSNTPVNDMVTMHTKQAPYRTYVVGARVPKGSVPDALYWDMQDPYHYIRIQEAEKDAGEGADDLLIVGGEDHKTGQEEHPGLRFQNLEHWMRMKFPMAGEVVYRWSGQVYEPVDCLAFIGKNPGDADNVYIATGDSGHGMTHGTIAGILITDLIMGRKNEWATIYDPARVSLKTTGEFLKENLNVAAQYKEYLTGGEVDDPLQVMPGTGKIIRNGTTKTAVYCDQDGVRHECSAICPHMGCVVSWNNVESSWDCPCHGSRFDPFGKVINGPATQDLAPPKH encoded by the coding sequence ATGAAAAAAGAATCCGGAGCAAGCAAATCTGTTTGGATTGATGGCATTTCTATGCCTGCCACTCATCCGCTGCAAGAAAACACTACCTGCGATGTTTGTATAGTTGGTGCCGGTATTGCCGGTTTAACTACAGCCTACCTTCTGGCAAAAGAAGGCCGCAAAGTAGTATTGCTCGAAGCAAAAGATACTATTTGTGGCGGCGAAACCAGCCGTACCACCGCACACCTTGCCAGTGCCTTGGATGATGGCTTTCCGGAACTGATCCGTTTGTTTGGGGTAGATGGTACCCGGATTGCGGTGCAAAGCCATATGGCCGCCATCGACAAGATAGAAGCCATTATTAAAGACGAAAAAATAGACTGCGACTTTAAAAGGTTGGATGGCTATATGTTTGCCAACGACCAGAAAGAAGAAGAGCAGCTGACAAAAGAACTGGAAGCCGTGCATCAGATAGGGTGGCGCGATGTAGTACTGCGTAAATCCTGCCCACTGGATACACTTACGAACCTGCCTTGCCTGCACTTCCCGAACCAGGGGCGTTTCCATGTGCTGAAGTATCTGTCGAGCCTGGCGAGTGTGCTGTTAGATAAAGATGTACGGATTTATACTTCCAGTAAAGCAGTAGAGTTCAGAACCGGGGCTTTAACCACTGTAGTTACCCAGGACGGTCACGCTGTATCAGCAAACTACCTGGTAGTGACCAGCAATACGCCTGTTAACGATATGGTAACCATGCACACCAAACAGGCACCTTACCGTACGTATGTGGTGGGTGCTAGAGTGCCGAAAGGTTCTGTGCCTGATGCGCTGTACTGGGACATGCAGGACCCTTACCATTACATAAGAATACAGGAAGCCGAGAAAGATGCCGGAGAAGGCGCAGATGATCTGCTTATAGTTGGTGGCGAAGACCACAAAACAGGCCAGGAAGAACACCCGGGATTGCGTTTTCAGAACCTGGAACATTGGATGCGTATGAAGTTTCCGATGGCAGGGGAGGTTGTTTACCGTTGGTCGGGGCAGGTATACGAGCCTGTAGATTGCCTTGCTTTTATTGGTAAAAATCCGGGAGATGCTGATAACGTGTACATAGCCACCGGCGACTCCGGGCATGGTATGACCCATGGAACTATAGCCGGCATCCTGATCACGGACCTGATCATGGGGCGAAAGAATGAATGGGCTACAATTTACGATCCGGCACGCGTTAGCCTTAAAACTACCGGAGAGTTTTTAAAAGAGAACTTGAATGTAGCGGCTCAGTACAAAGAATACCTGACTGGTGGAGAAGTTGATGATCCGTTGCAGGTAATGCCGGGCACAGGTAAAATCATACGTAACGGTACTACTAAAACTGCTGTTTACTGCGATCAGGATGGGGTGCGCCACGAATGTTCTGCTATTTGCCCGCACATGGGCTGTGTGGTTAGCTGGAACAACGTAGAAAGCTCCTGGGATTGTCCTTGCCACGGTTCTCGCTTCGACCCATTTGGGAAAGTAATTAACGGCCCAGCCACGCAGGATCTGGCACCTCCGAAGCATTAG
- a CDS encoding MATE family efflux transporter, with protein MNTNTYKEHFSKNFSLAYPVVLSQLGHILVSVFDSLMVGQIGTVPLAAASLGNSIFMITMVFGLGVSFSITPLIAAAEGRKNYTRISLLLLNGLISNFILGILLFLAGYFASPYITYLNQPLEVVKLAIPYVNVLFFSMIPLMLFQAFKQFAEGLSFTKQSMYITIVANLLNIILNYLLIWGKLGFPEMGMIGAAWATFISRVVMAFMMAGWVMYARRFELFRHFVKLRHLSFIHMYRIFKLGLPISGQMIFEMGAFSFSAIMIGWLGTKQLAAHQIAINVASVTYMMASGIAAAATIRVGNQKGLGNYSGMRMAGNSSFAMGALFMLTSGLLMIAGNELIPMLYIDDPEVIQIASTLLIIAALFQISDGVQVVGLGALRGLEDVRIPGVISLIAYWIIGLPVGYVLGFKLGFGVNGVWTGLLVGLSVAALLLFLRFKKLSTQLVTV; from the coding sequence ATGAATACGAATACCTACAAAGAACATTTTTCCAAGAACTTTTCGCTCGCTTACCCTGTGGTACTAAGCCAGTTAGGCCATATTCTGGTGAGCGTGTTCGATAGTTTAATGGTAGGCCAGATAGGAACAGTACCTCTGGCAGCTGCTTCACTGGGCAACAGTATCTTTATGATCACGATGGTGTTTGGCTTGGGCGTATCGTTCAGCATTACACCGCTTATAGCCGCCGCCGAAGGTCGTAAAAACTACACCCGTATCTCCTTGCTTTTACTTAATGGCCTGATATCTAATTTCATACTGGGTATTTTGCTATTTCTGGCTGGATATTTTGCTTCGCCATACATCACTTATCTGAATCAACCGCTCGAAGTAGTAAAACTGGCTATCCCTTACGTTAATGTACTTTTCTTTTCGATGATACCGCTGATGCTTTTCCAGGCTTTTAAGCAGTTTGCCGAAGGGTTGTCTTTCACTAAGCAATCAATGTACATCACAATAGTTGCTAACCTGCTCAATATTATACTTAACTACCTCCTGATCTGGGGCAAGCTGGGCTTCCCGGAAATGGGTATGATAGGTGCAGCCTGGGCAACTTTTATCTCCCGTGTGGTGATGGCTTTTATGATGGCCGGGTGGGTAATGTATGCCAGACGCTTCGAATTGTTCCGCCATTTCGTAAAACTGCGCCACCTGTCTTTCATCCACATGTACCGTATTTTCAAGCTGGGCCTACCAATTTCCGGGCAAATGATCTTTGAAATGGGTGCATTCAGTTTTTCAGCGATCATGATCGGCTGGCTGGGTACAAAGCAGCTGGCAGCACACCAGATTGCTATAAACGTGGCTTCGGTTACCTATATGATGGCCAGTGGCATTGCAGCGGCTGCAACTATACGGGTGGGCAACCAGAAAGGCCTGGGCAACTATAGCGGTATGCGCATGGCTGGTAACAGCAGCTTTGCCATGGGTGCCTTATTTATGCTAACCAGCGGACTACTCATGATAGCAGGGAATGAGTTGATACCTATGCTTTACATCGATGACCCGGAAGTAATACAGATTGCATCTACACTGTTAATAATTGCAGCATTGTTCCAGATTTCGGATGGTGTTCAGGTAGTAGGTCTTGGTGCATTACGTGGCCTGGAAGATGTTCGTATTCCGGGGGTTATCTCGCTTATTGCTTACTGGATAATTGGCTTACCGGTAGGCTATGTACTTGGGTTTAAGCTTGGGTTTGGAGTTAACGGAGTCTGGACAGGTTTATTAGTTGGTTTGTCTGTTGCTGCTTTATTGCTATTTTTACGATTCAAAAAACTTAGCACCCAGTTAGTTACAGTATAA